The following proteins are co-located in the Numida meleagris isolate 19003 breed g44 Domestic line chromosome 8, NumMel1.0, whole genome shotgun sequence genome:
- the LOC110403195 gene encoding protein FAM122A-like produces the protein MAQEKMELDLELPPGSAAAPSDGGGLRRSNSAPLIHGLSDSSQVFQPYVLRTRRNSTTVTSRHSMLLSSSPIRIPSSRLHQIRREEGVDLMNRETAHEREVQTAMQISQSWEESLSLSDNDLDKSEKSSSPKRIDFIPVSPAPSPTRGIGKQCFSPSLQMFVSSNGLPPSPIPSPTRRFSNRRSQSPINCIRPSVLGPIKRKGEMETESQPKRLFQGTTNMLSPDVTHLTDLSSCLSSDILDGSSSSVGSSSDSLTKGSITTESPVTCSNSCSSFILMDDLSPK, from the exons ATGGCTCAGGAGAAAATGGAGCTGGACCTGGAGCTGCCGCCGGGGAGCGCCGCGGCCCCGAGCGACGGCGGCGGGCTGAGGAGATCCAACAGCGCCCCCCTCATCCACGGGCTCAG tgatAGCTCCCAGGTTTTTCAGCCTTACGTATTGCGAACTCGCAGGAACAGCACAACAGTTACCAGCCGGCACAGCATG TTGCTGTCATCATCTCCTATTCGTATTCCTAGTAGTCGACTTCATCAGATCAGAAGG gaggaaggagtggATTTAATGAACAGAGAAACAGCACATGAAAG GGAAGTGCAAACAGCAATGCAGATAAGCCAGTCATGGGAGGAAAGCTTGAGCCTG agtgaCAATGACTTGGACAAGTCTGAGAAATCTTCCTCCCCAAAGAGAATCGACTTCATTCCGGTTTCGCCTGCACCTTCGCCTACAAGAGGAATAGGAAAG CAATGTTTTTCACCATCGTTGCAAATGTTTGTGAGCAGCAATGGATTACCTCCAAGTCCTATTCCCAGTCCAACAAGGCGATTCTCCAA CAGGAGGAGTCAAAGTCCAATCAACTGTATCAGGCCCAGTGTTCTTGGCCCCATTAAAAGGAAAG gtgaaatggaaactgaaagTCAGCCAAAGAGACTTTTTCAAGGAACAACCAACATGCTTTCTCCAGATGTTACACATCTGACGGATCTCAGTTCCTG cCTGTCTTCAGATATTCTTGATGGGAGTAGCAGCAGCGTTGGCTCTTCCTCTGATTCACTGACTAAAGGCAGCATAACCACTGAGTCGCCAGTTACATGCTCAAACTCATGCTCTTCATTCATTTTGATGGATGATCTCTCACCTAAGTGA